In Phaeobacter porticola, one DNA window encodes the following:
- a CDS encoding alkane 1-monooxygenase gives MTSSETLRRWQTALPFWLSFLLVPLVILAAVHGGWAIFLPPLVTWYLFAALDGIFGLNLENADPQTPDDDLRWYTALTMAWVPIQFLLLIAMLAYVPGADHLSGLEQLGVFFGVGVVSGTVGINYSHELMHQKSRIERWLADLLLAMVLYSHFRSEHLLVHHRHVGTPRDPVTARYNEGFHRFYPRVLRQCWQSAFHAERTQLARRNLPWTNRRNPFFRYLALQATMLLLAMLLGGITGVLLFLVQAGVAIWQLELVNYVEHYGLTRKYLGHGKFEHVMPRHSWNAAHKASNWLLINLQRHSDHHYRPDRRFPLLQTHTETDAPQLPYGYPVMTFAAMCPPLWRRIMNPRVRRWRQIYYPEITDWNAYNKALKPEQRPDPTPA, from the coding sequence CAATTTTTCTGCCGCCCTTGGTGACCTGGTATCTCTTTGCAGCACTGGATGGGATCTTTGGGCTCAACCTAGAGAATGCGGATCCGCAGACACCGGATGACGATCTGCGCTGGTACACTGCGCTCACAATGGCATGGGTGCCAATTCAGTTCCTGTTGCTCATTGCTATGCTCGCATACGTACCAGGCGCAGATCATCTGTCAGGGCTAGAACAACTTGGCGTCTTTTTTGGTGTCGGCGTCGTCAGTGGCACGGTAGGCATCAACTACAGCCACGAGTTAATGCACCAGAAAAGCCGAATTGAGCGTTGGCTTGCCGATCTTCTGCTGGCGATGGTGCTATATTCGCATTTCCGGTCCGAGCATCTTCTGGTGCATCACCGCCATGTCGGCACCCCGCGCGATCCAGTAACTGCGCGCTACAACGAAGGGTTTCACCGCTTTTACCCACGTGTGCTGCGGCAATGCTGGCAATCCGCCTTTCACGCAGAACGCACGCAATTGGCACGTCGCAACCTGCCATGGACCAATCGTCGCAATCCGTTTTTCCGCTACTTGGCGCTACAAGCAACCATGCTGCTGCTGGCCATGCTGCTTGGTGGCATAACTGGCGTATTGCTTTTCCTTGTGCAGGCTGGTGTCGCGATTTGGCAGCTAGAGCTGGTGAACTATGTTGAACACTACGGGCTGACGCGCAAATACCTAGGACATGGAAAGTTCGAACATGTTATGCCCCGTCATTCGTGGAACGCCGCGCACAAGGCCTCGAACTGGCTGTTGATCAACCTTCAGCGTCACTCCGATCACCACTACAGACCCGACCGGCGTTTTCCATTGCTTCAGACCCATACGGAAACCGATGCACCACAGTTGCCTTATGGCTATCCGGTGATGACATTCGCGGCGATGTGTCCGCCGCTATGGCGCCGGATCATGAATCCCCGCGTGCGCCGGTGGCGGCAAATATATTATCCCGAAATCACCGATTGGAACGCCTATAACAAGGCGCTGAAACCAGAGCAGCGTCCGGATCCGACCCCAGCTTAG